The proteins below come from a single Fusibacter sp. A1 genomic window:
- a CDS encoding 4a-hydroxytetrahydrobiopterin dehydratase — MLLNQKCIPCSLGTPPLSKEDIAGYLPELDNDWIVDQNKLLKRMIEFKNFAESFDFVCKIADLAEEQGHHPDIRFGWGYVSIHLTTHKINGLSESDFIMAAKIDAL, encoded by the coding sequence ATGTTATTAAATCAGAAATGTATCCCGTGCAGCTTAGGCACCCCGCCGCTTTCAAAAGAGGACATCGCAGGGTATTTGCCTGAACTCGATAACGACTGGATTGTCGATCAGAATAAACTTTTAAAAAGAATGATCGAATTCAAGAACTTTGCAGAATCCTTCGATTTTGTCTGCAAGATCGCCGACTTAGCCGAAGAGCAGGGTCATCACCCCGATATTCGTTTTGGGTGGGGATATGTGTCTATTCATCTAACCACACATAAGATCAACGGTCTTTCCGAATCGGATTTTATCATGGCTGCCAAGATTGATGCGCTTTAG
- a CDS encoding ATP-binding protein yields MKELALHILDLVQNCITAGADRITLDINEDMEENTLSIRIEDNGCGMDEETLKRVIDPFYTTRTTRSVGLGVPMFKVNAEMCGGDFNITSLVGAGTKVDAWFMYDHIDRPPLGDMPNTIVGIVLSLESADLDYFHTRNGKTFSLSTSEMREMLGEDVSLSEVDVLQWVKAYVTEGLTEIGVDSQ; encoded by the coding sequence ATGAAAGAACTCGCACTTCATATTCTAGATTTGGTGCAAAACTGCATCACGGCGGGAGCTGACAGGATCACGCTCGATATCAACGAGGATATGGAAGAGAACACATTGAGTATAAGAATCGAAGATAACGGATGTGGAATGGATGAGGAGACGCTCAAAAGGGTGATCGATCCGTTTTACACCACGAGAACCACAAGGTCTGTAGGACTCGGCGTGCCCATGTTCAAAGTTAATGCCGAAATGTGCGGCGGGGACTTCAATATCACGTCCCTTGTGGGCGCTGGAACAAAGGTGGATGCATGGTTCATGTATGACCATATCGACAGACCACCGCTTGGAGATATGCCCAATACGATTGTCGGAATCGTCTTATCGCTTGAATCAGCTGATTTGGACTATTTCCATACGAGAAACGGCAAGACCTTTTCGCTGTCGACAAGTGAAATGAGAGAAATGCTGGGTGAGGATGTCTCACTTTCAGAAGTGGATGTGTTGCAATGGGTAAAGGCCTATGTGACAGAGGGGTTGACTGAAATCGGGGTCGACAGCCAATGA
- a CDS encoding PHP domain-containing protein, whose protein sequence is MKASYDLHIHSALSPCAEPEMTPNNIVNMSVIKELDFIAITDHNAIENVQAALEVAEELPIIVVPGIEVQTKEDVHILCLFKEFSSLKSFYEELICNIQKIPHDTKKFGDQNILNADDQVIGTLTHSLYASIQLSVDEIIERAIGCGGGVIPCHLDRASYSMIANLGFIAPDLPIRSVEFSPACDPIEFTKRHLYLRKYEMLINSDAHELVNISEPVHHIDVEEKTIEALFKALFGGK, encoded by the coding sequence ATGAAGGCAAGCTACGACCTGCACATACACAGCGCGCTGTCGCCTTGTGCGGAACCGGAGATGACGCCCAACAATATTGTGAACATGTCTGTGATCAAGGAACTTGATTTTATTGCGATCACAGACCACAACGCCATTGAAAATGTGCAGGCGGCACTTGAAGTTGCTGAGGAACTGCCTATCATAGTGGTTCCAGGAATAGAAGTTCAAACCAAGGAGGATGTTCACATCCTCTGTTTGTTTAAGGAGTTTTCTTCACTGAAATCATTTTATGAGGAACTGATATGTAACATTCAGAAAATCCCTCATGATACGAAAAAATTCGGGGATCAGAATATTTTAAATGCGGATGACCAAGTCATCGGAACGTTGACACACTCTCTTTATGCATCCATCCAATTGTCTGTGGATGAGATCATCGAACGCGCGATCGGATGCGGTGGCGGAGTGATTCCTTGTCATCTGGACCGCGCGTCATACAGTATGATTGCCAATCTAGGCTTCATCGCACCGGATCTTCCGATCAGGTCGGTGGAGTTCAGCCCGGCGTGTGATCCGATTGAGTTTACCAAAAGGCATCTGTATTTAAGAAAATATGAGATGCTTATCAATTCGGACGCCCATGAGCTGGTGAACATCTCAGAACCGGTGCACCATATCGATGTAGAGGAAAAAACGATAGAGGCCTTGTTTAAAGCCCTATTTGGAGGCAAATAG
- a CDS encoding AraC family transcriptional regulator, giving the protein MITLQTLIDNFGYKLLTDGVDTSREIRSLGCCDLLSWVMANGKEDEAWITVQTHTNILAVTSLLDMACIIIPEGITVETATLEKANEKNIPIFSTSESPYAIFTRFYESGLR; this is encoded by the coding sequence ATGATCACATTACAAACACTGATAGATAACTTTGGATATAAGCTGTTGACTGACGGGGTGGATACTTCAAGAGAGATCAGATCTCTTGGATGTTGCGACCTTTTGAGCTGGGTGATGGCAAACGGCAAGGAGGATGAGGCTTGGATCACGGTTCAGACCCATACGAACATCTTGGCAGTTACTTCACTGCTTGATATGGCATGCATCATCATTCCTGAAGGGATTACAGTCGAAACAGCGACGCTTGAGAAGGCTAACGAGAAGAACATTCCGATCTTTTCGACCTCGGAGAGCCCTTATGCTATTTTTACAAGGTTTTATGAAAGTGGTCTGCGCTAG
- a CDS encoding [Fe-Fe] hydrogenase large subunit C-terminal domain-containing protein, producing MKAYWHSVFLHKEKCTGCTNCMHKCPTQAIRVIDGKAKIIEERCIDCGECIKVCPFHAKDAKTDVLSDLANYRYKVALPATSLYGQFPTEYDMNRVMNTFLRLGFDEVFDVSRAADIISAYLNDYVDNAEEERKPLISTYCPAVTRLIQIRYPSLIDNIITIESPSEVAARQARQLVKAKTGLKDEEIGIFLITECPAKVTSIYKPLGLDKSQMTGAVSLKSIYPRMLKLYDSMTGDMVDMQMGSGVGIGWGRVGGQSYAVDIDNYIAVDGIDEVTKVLDKVDLEMLRGVDFIEGYACVTGCCGGPLNVENPFIAKSRIRKQAKKPPIFSDEELKSMCSFENIVWTNKIEPHQILKLDKDFKKAIEKMTKIEALHKSLPGLDCGACGSPTCRSLAEDVVLGRAKFEDCIVRKGAK from the coding sequence ATGAAAGCATATTGGCATTCGGTGTTTTTACACAAAGAAAAATGCACAGGCTGTACTAATTGCATGCACAAGTGCCCGACTCAGGCTATTCGCGTGATCGACGGAAAAGCGAAAATCATAGAGGAACGTTGTATCGATTGCGGTGAGTGCATCAAAGTGTGTCCTTTCCACGCGAAGGATGCCAAAACAGATGTCTTAAGCGATTTGGCAAACTACCGCTACAAAGTGGCGCTTCCCGCTACCTCTTTATATGGTCAGTTTCCGACAGAATACGATATGAATCGTGTGATGAACACATTCCTTCGACTGGGCTTTGATGAAGTATTCGACGTGTCTAGGGCTGCCGATATCATATCCGCCTACCTGAACGACTATGTCGATAACGCCGAAGAGGAAAGAAAACCTTTGATCTCCACTTATTGTCCGGCGGTCACAAGGCTGATCCAAATCAGATATCCGTCCCTAATCGACAATATCATTACGATCGAATCGCCTTCGGAAGTCGCTGCAAGACAGGCGCGACAGCTGGTGAAGGCAAAAACTGGCCTAAAGGACGAAGAAATCGGGATATTTCTTATTACCGAGTGTCCTGCCAAGGTTACCAGTATCTATAAGCCCCTAGGCCTGGATAAATCACAGATGACAGGTGCGGTCTCACTGAAGAGCATCTATCCGAGAATGCTGAAGCTCTATGACAGTATGACCGGCGACATGGTGGATATGCAAATGGGTAGCGGTGTAGGCATCGGCTGGGGAAGAGTCGGCGGTCAGTCCTATGCGGTTGATATCGATAACTATATCGCAGTCGACGGCATTGATGAAGTGACCAAAGTACTGGACAAAGTGGATCTTGAAATGCTCAGAGGTGTTGATTTCATCGAAGGCTATGCCTGCGTCACTGGTTGCTGCGGAGGACCGCTTAATGTGGAGAATCCTTTTATCGCAAAAAGCCGAATTAGAAAACAAGCGAAGAAGCCTCCGATTTTCTCCGATGAGGAACTAAAATCGATGTGCTCTTTTGAAAATATCGTTTGGACCAACAAGATTGAACCACATCAGATTCTAAAGCTTGATAAGGACTTTAAAAAGGCGATAGAAAAAATGACGAAGATAGAAGCCCTTCACAAATCGCTGCCTGGACTTGATTGTGGAGCATGTGGATCACCGACATGCAGATCTCTTGCAGAGGATGTCGTCTTAGGACGTGCGAAATTTGAAGACTGTATCGTAAGAAAGGGAGCAAAATGA
- a CDS encoding ATP-binding protein encodes MQESMKYEFSVPTMDFTVAGEASSSIKKVLRQLGIDSGIIRRVAIATYEAEINIAIHSNGGKITCLISPEWVKVIAKDNGPGIENIELAMTKGFSTATSEIRELGFGAGMGLPNMKKCSDDFEITSEVDVFTQLVMTLYL; translated from the coding sequence ATGCAAGAAAGCATGAAATATGAGTTTTCTGTCCCAACAATGGATTTTACTGTCGCTGGAGAAGCGTCAAGTAGCATAAAGAAAGTTCTTAGACAACTTGGTATTGATTCAGGGATTATTCGTAGGGTGGCGATTGCGACATACGAAGCAGAGATCAATATTGCTATCCATTCCAATGGTGGAAAAATCACTTGTCTGATATCGCCTGAATGGGTGAAAGTCATAGCAAAAGACAACGGTCCTGGAATTGAGAATATCGAACTTGCGATGACAAAAGGATTTTCGACGGCAACAAGTGAAATTAGGGAATTGGGATTCGGAGCAGGAATGGGATTACCCAACATGAAAAAATGCTCGGATGATTTTGAGATTACATCAGAGGTGGATGTATTTACACAGTTGGTGATGACACTTTATCTGTAA
- a CDS encoding DRTGG domain-containing protein, whose amino-acid sequence MFLREIAELLECEVLTGKESLDRDYEYAFGSDLMSDVLAYVEDDTILITGLVNHQVIRTAEMLDLKAIIFIRGKEPTADVVALANDHEMTLLATKYTMYTASGILYSKGLKGISV is encoded by the coding sequence ATGTTTTTAAGGGAAATCGCTGAACTACTTGAGTGTGAAGTGCTAACGGGAAAAGAGTCACTGGATCGTGATTATGAATACGCGTTCGGATCCGACTTGATGAGCGATGTGCTCGCATATGTCGAAGATGATACCATACTCATTACAGGTCTTGTAAATCATCAGGTAATACGAACGGCTGAAATGCTTGATTTAAAGGCAATCATTTTTATAAGGGGAAAAGAACCTACTGCAGATGTGGTCGCACTTGCAAATGATCACGAGATGACATTGCTGGCGACTAAATATACCATGTACACCGCATCCGGAATTTTGTATAGCAAAGGACTAAAAGGTATTTCGGTTTAA
- a CDS encoding superoxide dismutase, whose amino-acid sequence MTHQLPKLKYSYDALEPHIDARTMEIHHSKHHQGYINNLNAALESLDDLKEMPVADLLKHLEIVPQEKYWTVRNNAGGHFNHSLFWDAMSPNGQAKPSGELYSTIVAVFGSFEAFQAAFEKAALGQFGSGWAWLIKTSDGNLEVVGTPNQDNPISDGHLPLLGIDVWEHAYYLNYQNRRADYVKAFWSLVDWNVVENRFNF is encoded by the coding sequence ATGACACATCAATTACCTAAATTAAAATACAGCTATGACGCTCTCGAACCACATATCGATGCAAGAACCATGGAAATTCACCATTCGAAACATCATCAGGGTTACATAAACAATTTGAACGCAGCACTCGAGTCGTTGGATGACTTAAAGGAAATGCCCGTTGCCGATTTGCTTAAGCATTTGGAAATCGTTCCACAAGAGAAATACTGGACGGTTAGAAACAATGCGGGTGGTCACTTCAACCACAGCCTTTTCTGGGACGCCATGTCTCCAAATGGACAAGCTAAACCATCAGGCGAACTGTATTCTACGATTGTGGCAGTTTTCGGAAGCTTTGAAGCTTTTCAGGCGGCCTTCGAAAAAGCGGCGCTGGGCCAGTTCGGTAGCGGTTGGGCGTGGCTGATTAAGACTTCGGACGGCAACTTAGAGGTCGTCGGTACTCCCAATCAGGACAATCCAATCTCAGACGGACATCTACCCTTACTTGGAATCGATGTATGGGAACATGCCTATTACCTAAACTACCAAAACAGAAGAGCTGACTACGTAAAGGCCTTCTGGTCGCTAGTGGACTGGAATGTGGTGGAAAACAGGTTTAACTTTTAG
- a CDS encoding aromatic acid exporter family protein produces the protein MKFLGLRTLKSSIGVVMAIYVATMLGLDFPVSAGLIAILSILDTKRQTWIVAGKRALSAVIGLSIAVSAFWIFGFHIYTLGIFLMLFIPIVNSLKLNEGTMTNIVLVTHLLSYGEITAHALVNEFALMGIGIASGLLLNMHIPSKENKVRTSQLEIEEKIKKVLQVFALELKNACDLSAGENSLQELRQSLREGKSYAYQYMNNYFFIDNSYYVEYMVMRKRQYDRLKAMSLHIDGVILTQDAAKDVSAFTELVASGIRECNTGKELLEQLEVLLDKYRFGELPQTRQAFEDRARLFLFINELQTMIQIKVEFMEEYGDIKYCDA, from the coding sequence ATGAAATTTTTAGGGCTTCGTACGCTTAAATCAAGTATCGGTGTTGTGATGGCCATCTATGTTGCCACCATGCTCGGTCTTGATTTTCCGGTATCGGCTGGTTTGATCGCCATACTGAGCATTTTGGATACCAAGCGTCAAACGTGGATTGTTGCCGGAAAACGCGCATTGTCAGCGGTCATCGGTTTGTCGATCGCAGTGTCGGCATTCTGGATTTTCGGATTCCATATCTACACGCTCGGTATTTTCCTGATGCTCTTTATTCCGATCGTCAATTCGCTTAAGCTGAATGAAGGGACCATGACCAACATCGTCCTTGTTACGCATCTTTTGAGTTATGGTGAGATAACAGCCCACGCGCTGGTCAACGAATTCGCCCTGATGGGGATAGGGATAGCAAGCGGACTGCTTTTGAACATGCACATACCAAGCAAGGAAAACAAGGTAAGGACCAGTCAGCTCGAAATCGAAGAAAAGATAAAGAAAGTGCTTCAGGTCTTCGCGCTTGAACTGAAAAACGCCTGTGACTTAAGTGCCGGGGAAAATTCGCTGCAAGAACTGAGGCAGTCCCTTAGGGAAGGTAAGTCCTATGCCTACCAGTACATGAACAACTACTTTTTTATCGACAACAGCTACTATGTGGAATACATGGTCATGCGCAAACGACAGTATGATAGACTCAAAGCCATGTCATTGCATATAGACGGCGTGATTCTAACCCAGGATGCGGCAAAGGATGTGAGCGCTTTTACCGAACTCGTGGCATCTGGAATCAGGGAATGCAACACAGGAAAGGAGCTTTTAGAGCAGCTTGAAGTCCTACTCGACAAATATCGATTTGGCGAGCTTCCTCAGACCAGGCAGGCGTTTGAAGACAGGGCGAGGTTGTTCCTATTCATCAATGAGCTGCAGACCATGATACAGATCAAGGTCGAGTTTATGGAGGAATACGGAGATATCAAGTATTGCGACGCATAA
- a CDS encoding GNAT family N-acetyltransferase, which translates to MYHLVTKEEYGDLAKFLYGSPELNVNFTSLLITHGFLNQSITTWVRSAGGRLTGACSIYEGVAYVFEREGMDHDPLLSLLIGRKLRAITGPCHLITGLAEKMEHQRVWITHLMRLDHLNELGAVDSCPIQPLQLEDIAGKILVQNDAFELKIDPEDEKQRMLFDLKLLKGYVAKMDGKVVAAGEWTSSHPIYGTLVGIATLPEYRRNHCAQAISVQLCKDIISAGKTPVLRYDNPAAGRLYEKIGFVFVADYAVMFFDE; encoded by the coding sequence ATGTACCATTTGGTCACAAAAGAAGAATATGGCGATTTGGCCAAGTTTTTATATGGTTCCCCTGAGCTCAATGTGAATTTCACCTCGCTGCTTATCACCCATGGATTTCTCAATCAGAGTATCACGACATGGGTGCGAAGTGCGGGCGGAAGGCTTACAGGAGCTTGCTCGATCTACGAGGGAGTCGCGTATGTGTTTGAGAGGGAAGGAATGGATCATGACCCGCTTTTAAGTCTTTTGATAGGACGCAAGCTAAGGGCGATCACAGGACCTTGCCACCTCATCACAGGATTAGCTGAAAAGATGGAGCATCAACGGGTGTGGATCACGCATCTGATGCGTCTTGACCATCTGAACGAACTTGGAGCGGTCGATTCGTGTCCGATCCAACCGCTCCAGCTTGAAGATATCGCAGGAAAGATACTCGTTCAGAATGACGCGTTCGAGTTGAAAATAGATCCCGAGGATGAAAAACAGCGCATGTTGTTTGATCTTAAACTGCTTAAGGGATATGTGGCCAAGATGGACGGGAAAGTCGTGGCCGCAGGCGAGTGGACATCTTCACATCCGATCTACGGCACCCTTGTTGGTATAGCCACGCTGCCTGAGTATCGGAGAAACCACTGTGCGCAGGCGATTTCGGTGCAGCTTTGCAAAGACATCATCAGTGCAGGTAAGACACCGGTTCTACGTTACGACAACCCTGCGGCAGGTCGCTTATACGAAAAAATCGGCTTCGTCTTTGTCGCCGACTATGCGGTGATGTTCTTTGACGAATAG